In the genome of Campylobacter avium LMG 24591, the window TAGCAAAGGATGTAAATATAGGTGTGATTATGCCTTTAAGTGGCTCTACGGCTGCTTACGGTCAGGCTGCACTTGAGGGGATTAAACTAGCAAATGAAATGAAAAATAAACTTCCAAACGGCGATACCGTTAAGATTGTCGTGCTTGATACAAAGGGCGATAAGATAGAATCAAGCAACGCAGCACAAAGGCTTATCTCCCAAGATAAAGCCATCGGATTAATAGGCGAAATGCTAAGTGCAAACACCTTGCAAATCATGAGCGTTGCAGAGGAAAACAAGGTGCCTTTAATAGCTCCAGCCGCAACCGGAGATAAAATTTTAAATAACAAAAAATACTCAAGCAGAGTTTGCTTCATGGATAGTTTTCAAGGCTCATCCTTGGCAAAATATGCAAGCGATACCCTAAAATACAAGAGTGCGGTTATAGTAAGTGACCAAAGTGCTGATTATTCTTTAGGTCTTTCTAGAGCCTTTGAAAAGGAATTTACGGCTAAAGGCGGCAAGGTGCTTAAAAAGCTTAGGATAAGCTCAGGCGATAAGGACTATAAGGCTGTGATTTCTCAAATTCAAAAGCTAAATCCGGACTTTATTTATATGCCGGTGTATTACACAGAGGCGGCTTTGTTTGTGAGACAAGCACGCTTAGCAGGGCTTAAAACTCCTATGGGCTCGGCTGATGGCGTGGCTGATGATACCTTTATAAAATTAGCTGAACAAGCGGCTGAAAATCACATCTTTACAGATAGTTTCGATTATACAAACCCGCCAACTAAGCTTAGCAAGGACTTTATAGCACAGTATCAAAAAAGCAAGAAAACAAAAGAGGTGCCAAATTTCACGGCTATGGGAGCTGACGCGTATTTTGTGATGTTTGAAGCTATGCAAAAATGCGCCTCCTCTTTAACAAGCGAGTGTGTTAATAATGAAATTCACAAAACTACGAATTTCAACGGCGTTTCAGGTATAATCAACATAGATAAAAGCGGCAACGCTACAAGGTCTTTGGTTGTAAAACAAATTCAAAATCAAAAGCAAGTTTATAAAGACAGCATAAACCCTTAGGATTTTTATGGATTTACAACAAGTTATAAACGGTCTTTCCTTAGGTTCTATGTATGCACTCATAGCCATAGGTTACACTATGGTTTATGGGGTGCTAAGGCTCATAAATTTCGCTCATGGTGAAATCATGATGATAGGTGCTTACTGCTGTTTGTTCTGCGTAAGTGCTATGAATGTGCCTTTTTTGGGTGCAATTTCTTTGGCCATGATTTTTGCGGCTTGTATCGGTATAGCTATGGATAAGATAGCGTATAAGCCCCTTAGAAAAGCGCCTAAAATTTCTTTGCTAATCACAGCCATTGGCATGAGTTTTTTCATACAAAATTTATTTAATGTGTGCTTTGGTTCCACGCCTAGGCTTTTTCCTGTTCCGCCTTATTTAGAACAAGTTATACAAATAGGCTCTTTAAATATCAGCCTTGCCACGCTTTGCGTGCCTATCTTAACTATCTTAATCCTAGCCATCTTGCTTTTCGTGCTTTATAAGATGAAATACGGCGTGGCCATCCGTGCCTTAGCCTTTGATATACACACTGTAAATTTAATGGGAATTGACGCAAATAAAATCATAGCCCTTGTTTTTGCTTTGGGCTCGGCTTTGGCGGCTATTGGGGGGATTTTTTGGGTTGTGAATTATCCCTCATTAGACCCTAATATGGGAGTGTTAATAGGGCTTAAAGCCTTTGCTGCCGCTGTTTTGGGCGGGATTGGCTCTGTTGTTGGTGCGGTTTTAGGCGGACTTATCATAGGCTTTACTGAGGTTGTGGCTGTGGCATTGTTCCCTGATTTTGCCGGGTTTAAAGACGCTTTTGCCTTTATATTTTTAGTATTTATTTTACTTTTCAAACCTAGTGGAATTTTAGGAATAAATTATGAAAGAAGTAGATTTTAATGACTGTTAATAAAGCTTATCATTTAGCCTTTTTATTTATAGCCTTAGCCTTTGTGTTTTTATCTCCTTATTTTTTTAGCGATTATGGCATGCGAATTTTAAACAATATCGCGATTTTTATAATCCTAGCCGTTTCTTATAACCTCATAAACGGCGTTACAGGGCAGTTTAGCCTAGAACCTAACGGCTTTGTGGCTGTTGGGGCTTACGCTACTGCTATCATGCTTTTAAGTGCTGATGATAAAATTTCACAATTTGCCTTAGAAGACCCTAGCTCTTTAATACTTGCACTTTATACGGGCAATTTTTTCATAGCACTTTTAATGGGCGGCCTTTGCGCCTTGGCTCTTTCTTTGGTGCTTTCTTTTGCGGTGTTTAGGGTAAGAGGGGATTACTTAGCTATAGTTACTCTTGGCTTTGGCATTATCATAAAGCTTGTTGCTATAAATTTTCCTTCCTTTACTAATGGTTCTTTGGGGCTTGTCGATATACCAAAGCATTCTAACATCTATGTTACAGGCATTTTTGCCATACTTGCTGTGATTTTAATACTGAATTTGGTGTATTCTAAATACGGTCGTGCGATGAGGGCGATTAGAGATGATGAGGACGCGGCCTCTGCCATGGGCATTAATACCTTTTGGACCAAGACTTTAGCCTTTGGAACCTCAGCTTTTTTAGAAGGTGTTGGAGGCGGCTTGCTAGTTTGTCTTTTAACCACTGTTTCGCCAGAGCAATTTGAGTTTTTACTAACCTTTCAGCTTTTAATAATCATAGTTTTAGGCGGTCTTGGCTCTACAACAGGAGCTATCATAGGAACTGTTTTGGTGCTTGGGGGTACGGAGTGGCTTAGATTTTTAGATGAACCTATGAATATCTTTGGCTATGAAAGCGAGGCAATGCCGGGTCTTAGAATGGTTGTTTTTTCTTTAATACTAATCCTTATAATGCTTTTTGCAAGAAAGGGCATTATGGGAGATAAGGAGCTTTTAGACTTGCTTAAAATCAAAAGGAAAAAAAGTGATACTAAGTCTTAAAAATATCACGAAAAATTTTGGCGGAGTAAAGGCTATCAGCGATACTTCCTTTTCTATAAATGAGGGCGAAATTTACGCTATCATAGGCCCAAATGGTGCTGGAAAAACAACTCTTTTTAATATAATCACAGGAAATTACAAGCCAAGTTCTGGTGAGGTTTTATTTAAAGACAAAAGAATTGACAAGCTAAAGGCGCATAAAATAGTACATCTTGGCATAGCAAGAACCTTTCAAAATATAAGATTGTTTTCATCCATGACCGTGCTTGAAAATGTCTTGATAGGCCTTAATAGCAGCATAAAATACAGCTTATTAGAAGCCTTTTTGCACTTAGGGCGTTTTAGGAAAAGCGAGAATTTAGCTAAAAATAGGTGTTTAGAGCTTTTAAAAGAGCTTGACATAGAGCATTTGGCCTATGAAAAGGCAACTTCACTTAGCTACGGCCAGCAAAGAAAGGTGGAAATAGCAAGAGCTTTGGCCACAAACCCTACCTTGTTGTTGCTTGATGAGCCTGTTGCTGGCATGAACGCAGCTGAAAGCGATGAATTAGCAAGTCTTATATTTAGGCTAAGAGATAAATATAAACTAAGCGTTTTGCTAATAGAACATGATATGAAATTTGTGAATACTTTGTGCGATAAGGTTTTAGTGCTAGATTATGGCAAGGTAATTTTTGAAGGCAAGATAGAAGAAGCTGTGCTTAATAAAGAAGTGATAGCAGCCTATCTTGGCGACATAGAGCAGTTGGAGAAATAGTGTTAGTAGTTAAAGATTTGCATGTGTATTATAACTTGGTAGAAGCTGTTAAGGGCATTAGCTTTGAGATAAAAACGGGACAAATAGTTAGTTTGATTGGTTCAAATGGAGCCGGCAAAACCTCTACGCTAAATGCCTTGCTAAACTGCGTGAAAAGAAAGGGCGAGATAAGCTTTCTAGGCTATGACACTAAAAGACATTTGCCCCACACCTTAGTGCAAAAAGGCATAGCCTTGGTACCTGAGGGTAGGAGAGTGTTTATAAATTTAACTGTTGAGGAGAATTTAAAAATCGGTGCTTTTAATAACGATGAAAATTACGAGCATTTAAAGGAACAAATGTATAAAATTTTTCCTAGATTAAAACTTAAGAGAAACGCCCTGGCAGGAACTCTAAGCGGAGGCGAGGCGCAAATGCTTGCTATTTCAAGAGCCTTAATGAGCGAACCAAAGCTTTTGATGCTTGATGAACCAAGCCTAGGACTTGCACCAAAGATAGTAAGCGAGGTATTTCAAACCATAATGAGACTTAAGGAGGAGGGCATTACCATACTTTTGGTTGAGCAAAATGCCTATTTAGCCCTCAAGATAAGCGATTATGCTTATGTTTTGGAAAATGGCAAGATTAGTATGCAAGATGAGTCCTCTAAATTAATAGGCAATGATGAGATACGCAAAAAATACTTAGGCTTGTAGTTAGTTAATTTATCTTTGTTACAATTTTTTCCATGAGAAAAGTATTGTATTCTGTTGGAAGCCTTAGTGTTTCGATAATTTTATTTTTACTGTTTGCACTGTTTTGTGCTTTGGCCACTTTTATAGAGAGTTCTTATGGAACGCCAACCGCTTGGGCTATGGTGTATGGGACGCTTTATTTTGGTTTTATACAGCTACTTTTGGGCATAAATTTAGTATGCGCTATCTTTAGATACAAGATGATAGATAAGAACAAAATTCCTATGCTAATCTTTCACATCTCTTTTTTATTTATCTTGCTTGGTTCGATTTTCACTAGATATATGGGTTTTGAAGGGCTTATGCACATAAGGGAAAATGCCGAAAGTTCTGTAATCGAAAGCTCAAAATCTTTCGTAAAAATCGCAGCATTAACAGGGCAAAATGAGGTTGTAAGCACGCAAAGCCAGGAGGACATGGCGCTTTTACCTTTTGCCAATGACTTTGAACTAAAACTTGATGTAAATGGCGAAGTAGCAAAGCTTTCTTACAAGAATTTGCTTTTAGGAGCAAGCGAAGTTTTCGTAGAGGATGAGAATGCTAGCGCTTTATTATCTTTGGTGATAAATTTAAACGGCGAGGCGCAGCAAGTTTTACTAGGCAAGGGCGATGTTAAAAATATAGGAGGCGTGAGCTTTGTTTTTATGGGTGATGAGGCCTTATACAAGGATTTGAAAAACACACCTTATGTTAGTATAGATGAAAATTTACAGCTAAGTTCTAATAAAAACTTGAAATTTCTTAGTATGGCGAGCGGCGAACAAGATGTGCTTTTAGCCGGGCAAAAGGCTGATAGCTCGCAAAAAAGGCTGTATGACATGCAGGCTTTAAATTTCGTCGTCAAATACGCTTCCAAGCACGCTAGAATGGACTTAAAAGGCCTAAACAGACAGCAAGATGAAAATTTTGCTTCCTGGCTAAAAAGTATTTCTTTAGAGGCTCTTAGAACCCTGCTGGTATCCACCTTTGGAGAGCCTAATAGGTGGCAAAATTCATTTTTGTTAAAATTCAAAGACTTTGCGATGAGTAAGGATTATCAGGCTTTAAAATTAAAAGATAATGATATAAATGCCTTGCTTTTGGAGCTTGAATTTAGAGGTGAAAAGACCCAATTTTATGTCCTAGAGCACGCAAAGCCTTTGGGCTTAGAGCTTGCAAATCAAGTATTTTTCATATCTTGGGGCACTCATTTGCAAAAGCTTGATTTTTCCATATATTTGAAAGATTTTATCTTAGAAAGGTATTCTGGTTCTATGTCGCCTAAGTCTTATGAAAGCTTGGTTGAGGTAAGAAACGGTGATGAAAAATTTGAGGCTAGGATCTTTATGAATAATGTTTTAGACTATGAAGGATACAGATTTTATCAAAGTTCGTATGACCAAGATGAGCAAGGAACAATCTTATCTGTAAATCAGGACCCTGGCAAACTCACTACATATATAGGATATACTTTGTTATTTTTGGGGATGTTTTTGAATTTATTAAATCCTAAGTCAAGATTTAGAACCTTAGCAAGATTAGTTAGCAAGGATTCCCTAAAATACGGCGTGAAATCCTTAGCCATCGTTGTTTTTCTAAGTTTTTTTGCTTCTAAATTAAATGCAAGCGAACTTCCTGTTATAGATGAAACGCATAGTCAAAGACTTGGTGCCTTGGTGGTGCAAAAGCTAAATGGCAGGATGAGCCCTTTTGATACTGTGTCTAAGGAAATTTTAGAAAAACTGCATAAAAATATCACCTATAAGGGCATGGATTCTAACGCTGTGGTGCTTTCTATGATTATGAATTCAAAGGCTTGGAGCGAGGAAAAGCTAATCGCAATGCCAAAAGATAAGAATGTGCGAAAAGAGCTTGCAAAGCTTTTAAACATAGAGGAAAAGCCTTATATAAGCTTTTTAGATTTTTTTGATGAAAATCAGCAATACAAACTTGCAAAATATGTGGAAAACGCAAACAGAAAAGCACCAAATGCTAGAACTGTGTATGATAAAGAGATTATCAAGCTTGATGAGAGGGCAAATATCTTAAATTTAACTCTTTTAGGAGAGCTTTTTAGGTTCCTACCAAAGCAAGATGATGAGAACGATACTTGGCTTACAAGCTATGAAATTCTCACCAAAACAAAGGATCAAGAAAGACAAAGTGCTGTTGTTTTGCTTGATAATTATTTTACTGCCGTAAAACAAGCCCTAGAAAATGGCAATTGGGAGGAAGCAAACAAGGCCCTTGATGATATGAGTGCATATCAAAGCAAGTATTCTGCTCATATAATGCCAAGTAAGAGCAAAATTTATACAGAGCTTTTTATAAATGAAAGTCAAATTTTTGTTAAATTAACGCCTGTTTATCTTTTTGCTGGCCTTTTGCTCTTGCTGATACTTATAATAAAAATGCTAAATTCAAAGCTAAATATATCCTTGGCTTTTAAAGCAGTTTATATAGTAAATATCATAGCCTTTGTTATACATACTGCTGGTTTGGTGATTAGAGCTTATTTGGCCGAGCACGCACCTTGGAGTAATGCTTATGAGAGCATGATTTACATAGCTTGGGCTTTGGCTTTAAGTGGAATTTTCTTTTCCAAAAAAAGCCCTATATCGCTAGCATTAACTGCTATTTTATCAGGTATTGTGCTTTGGGTGGCACATTTAAGTGAAATGGACCCACAAATTACAAATATAGTCCCCGTGCTTGATTCTTATTGGTTAGTTATACATGTTTCAGTAATCACTGCTAGTTATGGATTTTTAGGACTTTGTGCCTTGCTTGGAATTTTTACTTTGATACTGTTTTGTTTCATGAAAGAAGGCTCAAAGCACAATGAGAATATAGCCAGAAACATTCTTGAAGCCACAAGGATTAACGAAATGGCTATGATTTTAGGGCTTTGTTTGCTAACAGTTGGAAATTTCTTGGGTGCGATTTGGGCGAATGAAAGCTGGGGTAGGTATTGGAGCTGGGATTCAAAAGAAACTTGGTCTTTAATTAGCATTTTAATTTACGCTGCAATCTTGCACATAAGGATGATTCCAAGCCTAACAAGTCAGTATAATTTCGCACTTTGTTCGATATTTGCTTATTGGTCTATCATCATGACTTATTTTGGGGTGAATTATTTTCTAGTTGGAATGCACTCTTACGCAGCCGGTGAGGCTACTCAAATTCCAAGTTATGTTTATTATGGTTTTACTGCTATGCTTGTTTTAGGCATTGTTTCATATAGAAAAAGGCATTTTGCTAAAAGATTGTAAGGATTTATTTTGAATTATATTTTATTGTCAATTTTCGTTGTTATTGTTATATTAATCTTTGTATTTTGCGCACTGGTGCTTTCGTATCTTAAAAAGAAAAGCGTTAGCAACTCAGAAAAAATAAATGCAAAAAAAACTGTTAATATAGACAGCTTGTTTGCAGAGCTTGCTAATCCAAGATTAGACCATGAGGCTATACAAAAAATTATATTAAAATTTATAGACACTCAAACTTTGCCAATGAAACTTGGCAAAAATTTAAGCAATGAGGCTAAAAAAAAGCTAGAATTTGTAAGTGCGGTTGCCGCTCATAAAAACGCAAGTGCTAAAAATATAGCCTTTTTAAGCAGGGAGCTAAGCAAGAGATACACATCCTATAAAGATGATATTTTAAAATACGAACAAATTGGCATGGCTAAAAGAAGTATAATCAAACATACAGAGAGCTAATATGAATATAGTTATAGTAGAAGATGATATCAATATGCGAAAATCGCTAGAAATAGCCCTGGCTGAATTTGATGAATTTAAAATAAAAACTTACAAATCAGCCACCGAAGCCTTAAAAAAGCTAGATGATAATACAGATTTGATAATCACTGATATAAACATGCCTGGAATTGACGGCATAGAATTTGTTAAGGCTTGCGAGAATAAATATGAGTTTATCATCATCACAGGAAATGCTACCTTAAACAGAGCCATAGAGGCCGTGAGATTAGGCGTTAAAGACTTTCTTACTAAGCCCTTTGACATACAAACCTTGGTTCAAGCGATAAAAAGGGTTAAGCTTATAAGAGAAAAAAGCACAGATAAAAAAAGTGCTAAGATAAACAAAAATAATGACTTTTTCGCAAATTCGCCGGCATTAGAACAAGCCTTAAAATTATCCTTAAAAGTAGCACAAACAGATGCTTCTGTGATGTTTTTTGGAGAAAGTGGTGTTGGCAAGGAGCTTTTTGCAAATTATATTCATAAGAATTCAAAAAGAGCTTCTAAGCCCTTTGTAGCAATAAATATGGCAGCTATACCTTCAAATTTGATAGAAAGTGAACTTTTTGGCTTTGAAAAGGGAGCTTTTACAGATGCTAATACCACAAAACAAGGGTTGTTCGAGCTTGCAAATGAGGGTACCCTTTTTTTAGATGAGATAGGAGAAATGCCTTTTGAAATTCAAGCAAAATTGCTTAGAGCTTTGCAAGAAAGGGAGATTACCAGGCTTGGTGGCACTAAGAGTATAAAGATAAATGTGAGGATTATTTCAGCCACAAATGCAAATATAGAAGAAAAAATTAAAAATAATGAATTTAGAAGCGATTTGTATTATAGATTAAACACAGTTCCTATACAAATTCCACCACTTAGGCAAAGAAAAGAAGAAATTTTAGAAATAGCACAAAGGGTTTTAGAAGATACTTGCAAAGAGTATGATTTTGCTAAAAAAAGCATAAGCAAGGAGGCTAAAGAGGCCTTGTTAGATTATGATTATCCGGGCAATATCAGAGAGCTTATATCCATAGTGCAAAGGGCTTGTATCTTAAGCGAGGTCGATGAGATAAGCAGTGATGATTTGTTTTTAGAAAGTAGAAAAATAAAAGATATTAAGGATATGGAAAAAGATCTTTTGGTTGAGGTTTTAGCAAGCGTTGATAACGATTTAAGCAAGGCCTGCGAGCTTTTAGGTCTTAGTAAAAATAAATTAGAAGAAAAGATTAAAAAATACAAATTAAATTGAGGTGTTAAGTGAAAAAATTTAATATAGCTATAGTCGGTGCTACGGGTGCTGTTGGAGAGGAGCTTTTGACTGTATTAGAGGAGTTTGATTTTCCTGTTAATGAAATTTTAGCTCTAGCAAGCAGTAACAGCGTAGGCAGTACTGTGAATTTTAAGGATAAAGAAATAGTTGTAAAAGAGCTAACTCATGATGTCTTTAAAGAACATAAGGTCGATATAGCCTTTTTTTCAGCAGGAGGTTCTGTGTCAGCTGAATTTGCACAAGATGCGGTTAATAGTGGTGCTGTTGTGATTGATAATACGAGTTATTTTAGAATGCAAGATGATGTTCCTTTGGTTGTGCCTGAGGTAAATGAAGAGGATATAAGCTTGTATAAAAAGAGAGGAATTATTGCTAATCCAAACTGCTCCACCATACAAATGGTTCATATCCTAAGCCCTCTTGATAAGCTTTACAATCTTAAAAGGGTTGATGTAAGCACCTATCAAGCAGCAAGTGGTGCTGGTGCTAAGGGCATGAGAGAACTAAGTGATGGGCTTAGGGAGTTTTTTTCTTTTAAGCTGCATGATTTTAAGGCCAAGGTTTTTCCTCACACTTTAGCTTTAAATTTGATACCGCATATAGATTCTTTTGATGAGGATAGTTCTTACACAAAAGAGGAACTAAAGATGATAAATGAAACTCAAAAGATTATGCACAAGAAAATGGCTATTTCGGCAACCTGCGTTAGAGTGCCTGTTCTACGCTCTCATAGCGAAAGCCTTACCCTAACTTTTGCCAAAGAAGTTGATGTTGATGAGGCAAGAAAGGCTTTGTCAAAGGAAAAACATATAGTTTTGATGGATAATATAAAAAATTTAAAATACCCTATGCCTCTTTTTACAGCTAATACAAATGAAACTTATGTTGGTAGAATAAGGCTTGATTTGCATTCTAAAAAGATTTTGCACCTTTGGTGTGTGGCGGATCAGATTAGAGTAGGGGCTGCGACAAATGCTGTTCGCATAGCTTTGAAACTAATTAAAAATAAGGAATTTAAAGCTTCTCACTCATAAGGATTTTCGCTAGAGCTTTTAAATCTTTTGTGAAAGAAAAAATACTCATCAGGCTTAAATTTTATCATTTGCTCAAGGCAAGCGGCTTGGTATTTTGTAAGCTCTTCCACTGAGAAGTCTTTAGAATCCATGGCTTTAAAATGCTTGATGATGTATTTGTCATCTTTTTGGTATATAAAAACGGGCACTAAAAGGGCGGAGCTTTTTTTCGCTATCACGCTAGCACCGCTTAGATAAATTATATCTTTGTTAAAAAATTTAAGCTTTAAACCCTCGTTTTCAGTGGCATTTTGGTCTGTTAAAATTCCTAAAACTCTGTCGTTTTTTAGGGCTTTTAGCATTTGTTTTAAACCGCCTTTTTTATTGATTAATTCTATGTCAAATTGGGCACGGTTTTTAGCAACAATCTTATTCATAACCTCGCTATCTAGCATTCTAACCACTATAGATATTTTTTTAAAATTTGCAGAGTAAAACAAGGACAAAAGCTCCCAATTTCCATAATGAGCCGTGCTAAATACTAATTTTCTCCCAGAATTTGATATTGCTTTGAAATCTTGCAAATCCTCAACTTGCACCTTTTTTTGAATTTCGTCTTTATTTATATTTTGATTTGCCAAAAAATCAAGTCCAAATTTGGCGAAATTCTCATAAATCTTAAGGCTTATCTCATCTCTTTGCTTCTTAGTTTTGCTAGGAAAGCAAATGCTTAAATTTACATCTATGATTTTTCTATGTTTTTTATTAAGCTTAAAAGCTATTTTAGCTATCAAGTTTGCTAGTTTTTTTATAAGCTTTTTAGGCAGAATTTTAAATACAAATTTTAAAAGATAATAAAGAAAAAGATATAAAAAATCACTTTTTTTCATCTAAAAAATTCCTAATCTTTTTAAAAATTTCATTTTCATCTATATCCCTTATGCAAAAATCATTCTTATCAAGCTTTTTAGCGTCTATTTCTTTGCCTGTGTCTATAGTGAAATTTATATTTGTTTCATAAGCATTTCTTTTACTAGGTGTTGCACCAAAGATACTAAGAGAGGGCTTGTTTAAGGCAAAGGCTAGATGAGTTGGTCCGCTATCATTTCCAAGCACGAAAGAGCTTAAGTTTGTAAGGCAAATTAACTCTTGTAAGCTAAGTTTTTTGCATATCTTTACATTTTCTTTCTTGCAAGTTTCAAGCACAAACTGAGCATAGTTTTTTTCCTTTTCACTGCCAAAGCAAAGTAAAAGCTCATAATCTTTATAAGTTGAGGCTAAATTTTTACAAAGTTTAGCCATTTTTTCTTTGGGATAAATTTTATTTTCTACGCTTGAGCCGCAGTGAATTAAGAAAAATTTTTCACTTAAGTTTAGCTCTTTTATCAGGCTTTTTTCCAGCCTTTCATCGCTAAAAAAAGAGGGCTTTTTATCTAGTAAAAAGCTCTTTTTATCGAAATTTAAATTTAAGGCAAAGCAAAGTAAGCTTAAATTTCTTATATAAATGTTTTCATTGTATGAAATATTAACTTTATGCGTGTAAAAAGCACTTGCAAAACTTTCTCTTATGCTATCTTTATCAAAGCCGTAGTTTTTGCTTGATAAAATTTTGCTTAAAAGGGCTGATTTTATAAGCCCTTGCATATCTATGACAAGGTCGTATTTATTTTTTCTTGCCTTAAGGGCTATTTTTAGGGATTTTAAAATTTTTTTATCCTTTAAGGGTAGGGTAAAAAGCTCGTCTATTAAGGGATGATTAAAAAGTAAGTCTTTAAATCTTTCGTCTATAAAATAATGAATTTTAGCCCCTTTAAAATGCTCTTTTATAACTTGTAAAATAATAGTGCTTTGGATTATATCTCCTAGGGCTGAAAGTCTTATAATGGCTATTTTCATACTTATTTTATACCTTAAATTTTAGTAATTTTAGCTATGATTTTAACAAAATTTGCTTACTAAAGGTATAAGGATGAAAAAAAACGAGGGTTATATCTGTGTTTTTGATTGCGAAAGTATAGTGGATACGCAGCTTGTAAGAAGACTTTATGATTTTAAAGGAGATGATTATGAGCTTTCTAAACAAATGCTTGAGCTTTACGAAAAAGAGCAGGGCACTAGCTTTTTACCTCTGCCTTTTCATAAGATTATAAGCATTTGTGCCACGCTTTGTGATAGCTTTGGCTCTTTCATAAAGGTAGATAAGATAAGCGGAGATGATGAAAAAAGCTTAGTTTCAAATTTTTTTAAAATCATTGAGGATTATGAGCCAAGACTTGTTAGTTTTAATGGCAAAAACTACGATATGCCCTTGCTTGTTTTAAGAGCCTTAAAATACAACATAAAAGCAAGTGCTTATCTAAGTCAAGAAGATAAGTGGAATAATTATAAAACAAGATATAGTGAGCTAAAGCACTGTGATTTGCTTGAATCCTTGGGCGGCTTTGGCATTAGAGGGCTTAAGCTTGATACTATATGTTCAATGGCCTCTTTGCCCGGAAAATACGATGTAAATGGCTCTGATGTGCTTGAGCTTTACTATAAAAACGAGCTTGAAAAGATACACGAATACTGCGAAAGCGACACCTTAAACACCTATATGCTGTTTTTAAAATACGAGCTTATAAAGGGAAATTTAAGTGAGGAAGATTATAAAAAATACCTTTTTACTATGAGTGAGTATCTAAAAAAGCAAAAAAAGCACAGGGCTTATGCTGAAATTTTTATAAAAGCCTGTGAGGATGAGTGCTTAAGAGTTGATTAGCAAAGATAGGATAAAATCAGGCTTTAACAAGGAGGGATTATGAAAAT includes:
- a CDS encoding ABC transporter substrate-binding protein, translating into MRKILLLSALLASALLAKDVNIGVIMPLSGSTAAYGQAALEGIKLANEMKNKLPNGDTVKIVVLDTKGDKIESSNAAQRLISQDKAIGLIGEMLSANTLQIMSVAEENKVPLIAPAATGDKILNNKKYSSRVCFMDSFQGSSLAKYASDTLKYKSAVIVSDQSADYSLGLSRAFEKEFTAKGGKVLKKLRISSGDKDYKAVISQIQKLNPDFIYMPVYYTEAALFVRQARLAGLKTPMGSADGVADDTFIKLAEQAAENHIFTDSFDYTNPPTKLSKDFIAQYQKSKKTKEVPNFTAMGADAYFVMFEAMQKCASSLTSECVNNEIHKTTNFNGVSGIINIDKSGNATRSLVVKQIQNQKQVYKDSINP
- a CDS encoding branched-chain amino acid ABC transporter permease; the protein is MDLQQVINGLSLGSMYALIAIGYTMVYGVLRLINFAHGEIMMIGAYCCLFCVSAMNVPFLGAISLAMIFAACIGIAMDKIAYKPLRKAPKISLLITAIGMSFFIQNLFNVCFGSTPRLFPVPPYLEQVIQIGSLNISLATLCVPILTILILAILLFVLYKMKYGVAIRALAFDIHTVNLMGIDANKIIALVFALGSALAAIGGIFWVVNYPSLDPNMGVLIGLKAFAAAVLGGIGSVVGAVLGGLIIGFTEVVAVALFPDFAGFKDAFAFIFLVFILLFKPSGILGINYERSRF
- a CDS encoding branched-chain amino acid ABC transporter permease; the protein is MTVNKAYHLAFLFIALAFVFLSPYFFSDYGMRILNNIAIFIILAVSYNLINGVTGQFSLEPNGFVAVGAYATAIMLLSADDKISQFALEDPSSLILALYTGNFFIALLMGGLCALALSLVLSFAVFRVRGDYLAIVTLGFGIIIKLVAINFPSFTNGSLGLVDIPKHSNIYVTGIFAILAVILILNLVYSKYGRAMRAIRDDEDAASAMGINTFWTKTLAFGTSAFLEGVGGGLLVCLLTTVSPEQFEFLLTFQLLIIIVLGGLGSTTGAIIGTVLVLGGTEWLRFLDEPMNIFGYESEAMPGLRMVVFSLILILIMLFARKGIMGDKELLDLLKIKRKKSDTKS
- a CDS encoding ABC transporter ATP-binding protein; its protein translation is MILSLKNITKNFGGVKAISDTSFSINEGEIYAIIGPNGAGKTTLFNIITGNYKPSSGEVLFKDKRIDKLKAHKIVHLGIARTFQNIRLFSSMTVLENVLIGLNSSIKYSLLEAFLHLGRFRKSENLAKNRCLELLKELDIEHLAYEKATSLSYGQQRKVEIARALATNPTLLLLDEPVAGMNAAESDELASLIFRLRDKYKLSVLLIEHDMKFVNTLCDKVLVLDYGKVIFEGKIEEAVLNKEVIAAYLGDIEQLEK
- a CDS encoding ABC transporter ATP-binding protein encodes the protein MLVVKDLHVYYNLVEAVKGISFEIKTGQIVSLIGSNGAGKTSTLNALLNCVKRKGEISFLGYDTKRHLPHTLVQKGIALVPEGRRVFINLTVEENLKIGAFNNDENYEHLKEQMYKIFPRLKLKRNALAGTLSGGEAQMLAISRALMSEPKLLMLDEPSLGLAPKIVSEVFQTIMRLKEEGITILLVEQNAYLALKISDYAYVLENGKISMQDESSKLIGNDEIRKKYLGL